A DNA window from Acidimicrobiia bacterium contains the following coding sequences:
- the prfB gene encoding peptide chain release factor 2: MHDFSADLAELRGRVADASGYLGIDTARARLEELEAEASRPDLWDDQDVARRVTTELSAVRDDVELVDGLGAQIADLETLYELAVEENDDSVEAEIADGVSSLATELDRLELRALFSGEHDEADAICEVHSGAGGTDAQDWAEMMLRMYTRWAERRGFSVEIDSVQEGEEAGISSATFTVRGRHAYGLLSGERGVHRLVRISPFDSQSRRHTAFASFDAVPALDEAEVPAIDPSDLRIDTYRSSGAGGQHVNVTDSAVRITHLPTGVVVSCQNERSQIQNKARAMAILGARLAERAREEREAEIEKLSGEKKDVAWGSQLRSYVLAPYQLAKDERKVDDEPIHETGNVLAVLDGDLDAFIEAGLQFRKRGEG; encoded by the coding sequence ATGCACGACTTCTCGGCCGATCTGGCCGAGCTCCGCGGACGCGTCGCGGACGCGTCCGGATACCTCGGGATCGACACCGCCCGCGCGCGCCTCGAGGAGCTCGAGGCGGAAGCAAGCCGTCCCGACCTCTGGGACGACCAGGACGTGGCCCGCAGGGTCACCACGGAGCTGTCGGCCGTTCGCGACGACGTCGAGCTCGTCGACGGGTTGGGTGCGCAGATCGCAGATCTCGAAACCCTCTACGAGCTCGCGGTCGAGGAGAACGACGACTCGGTGGAGGCCGAGATCGCCGACGGGGTCTCCTCACTCGCGACCGAGCTCGACCGCCTCGAGCTCCGTGCGCTGTTCAGCGGAGAGCACGACGAGGCCGACGCCATCTGCGAGGTACATTCGGGCGCGGGCGGTACCGACGCACAGGACTGGGCCGAGATGATGCTGCGCATGTACACCCGGTGGGCGGAGCGGCGCGGGTTCAGCGTGGAGATCGACTCGGTGCAGGAGGGGGAGGAGGCGGGAATCTCGTCGGCCACGTTCACCGTCCGCGGACGCCACGCCTACGGCCTGCTCTCGGGTGAACGCGGCGTGCACCGGCTCGTCCGTATCTCGCCGTTCGACTCCCAGTCCCGTCGTCACACGGCGTTCGCCTCGTTCGACGCCGTTCCCGCCCTCGACGAGGCCGAGGTCCCCGCGATCGACCCGTCGGATCTGCGCATCGACACCTACCGCTCGTCGGGCGCCGGCGGTCAACACGTCAACGTGACCGACTCGGCGGTCCGCATCACGCACCTGCCCACCGGGGTCGTTGTCTCGTGCCAGAACGAGCGCTCCCAGATCCAGAACAAGGCGCGTGCCATGGCGATCCTCGGTGCCCGCCTCGCCGAGCGCGCCCGCGAGGAGCGCGAGGCGGAGATCGAGAAGCTCTCGGGCGAGAAGAAGGATGTGGCGTGGGGGAGCCAGCTCCGCTCGTACGTGCTCGCGCCCTACCAGCTCGCCAAGGACGAGCGGAAGGTCGACGACGAGCCGATCCACGAGACCGGGAACGTCCTGGCCGTTCTCGACGGAGACCTCGACGCCTTCATCGAGGCCGGCCTCCAGTTCCGGAAGCGAGGCGAGGGTTAG
- a CDS encoding peptidoglycan DD-metalloendopeptidase family protein — protein MRFRPVALVAAFLLVTPVAAGAARPAQTALDPTQNDARIGELRAEIGEAGVAETEALAELDAVQARRGEAQARVAEAQQRVDEATYLVQAAQAAYDEVAARFFALQADVEETERALDRAEEEFGDTVVDLYQGGGDVSVVDLVEDAENVRELAAGTHYLEQVSGDRREVVDGYIDQRDALEVLSAELEVQRDEALARQQALDERRTELDALRAEQQVALDQVAAEEAAEEEVVAGIQARKGEFEAELADLEAESQAITQLILAMQQPDPVPAPTPTAPGGTGGGGGGSGGGGAVGTGQFLRPVPGPITSYFGTRVHPISGVVKMHTGLDFGSGYGTPIVAGGTGVVIAAGYQGGYGNTVIIDHGGGIATLYGHQSSLAVSAGQTVSAGQVVGYVGSTGYSTGAHLHWEVRVNGTPVDALGYL, from the coding sequence ATGCGATTCCGCCCGGTGGCCCTCGTGGCTGCGTTCCTCCTGGTGACGCCTGTCGCCGCCGGAGCGGCGCGCCCCGCCCAGACGGCGCTCGACCCCACGCAGAACGACGCCCGGATCGGCGAGCTGCGCGCGGAGATCGGCGAGGCGGGCGTCGCCGAGACGGAGGCACTCGCCGAGCTCGACGCCGTGCAGGCACGTCGCGGCGAGGCGCAGGCGCGAGTCGCCGAGGCCCAGCAGCGCGTCGACGAGGCCACGTACCTGGTGCAGGCGGCGCAGGCGGCCTACGACGAGGTGGCGGCGCGCTTCTTCGCGCTCCAGGCCGATGTCGAGGAGACCGAGAGGGCCCTCGACCGGGCTGAGGAGGAGTTCGGCGACACGGTCGTCGACCTCTACCAGGGCGGCGGCGACGTCAGCGTGGTCGACCTCGTCGAGGACGCCGAGAACGTGCGGGAGCTGGCGGCCGGGACGCACTACCTGGAACAGGTCTCCGGCGACAGGCGTGAGGTCGTCGACGGGTACATCGACCAGCGCGACGCCCTCGAAGTCCTGTCGGCGGAGCTCGAGGTCCAGCGCGACGAGGCACTCGCCCGGCAGCAGGCCCTCGACGAGCGCCGTACCGAGCTCGACGCGCTCCGGGCCGAGCAGCAGGTCGCGCTCGACCAGGTCGCCGCCGAGGAGGCCGCCGAGGAAGAGGTCGTCGCCGGCATCCAGGCCCGCAAGGGCGAGTTCGAAGCCGAGCTCGCTGATCTCGAGGCCGAGTCCCAGGCCATCACCCAGCTCATCCTGGCGATGCAGCAGCCCGACCCCGTCCCTGCGCCGACCCCGACCGCCCCCGGCGGCACGGGTGGTGGCGGAGGGGGCTCCGGTGGCGGAGGTGCCGTCGGAACGGGCCAGTTCCTCCGACCGGTCCCCGGTCCCATCACGAGCTACTTCGGCACCCGCGTGCACCCGATCTCCGGGGTGGTCAAGATGCACACCGGCCTCGACTTCGGGAGCGGCTACGGTACGCCGATCGTCGCCGGCGGCACCGGCGTCGTGATCGCCGCCGGCTACCAGGGCGGCTACGGCAACACGGTCATCATCGACCACGGCGGCGGGATCGCCACGCTCTACGGGCACCAGTCGTCGCTCGCTGTGAGTGCCGGCCAGACGGTCAGCGCCGGTCAGGTCGTCGGCTACGTGGGATCCACCGGATACTCGACGGGAGCGCACCTCCACTGGGAGGTCCGCGTCAACGGCACCCCCGTCGACGCTCTCGGCTACCTCTGA
- the ftsX gene encoding permease-like cell division protein FtsX, whose amino-acid sequence MALRAGYFSRETLISLRRNILMTLAGILTVAVSLLLFGVILLVSRAVDAGTDRWKDGVEFEVFMEVEATQNQIDDVELALEEDPEVARFTFLTQDDAFEEFKRLFQDDSLAENITPDDLPTSFRVVPVEPELTEDIAARFESRPGVDVVRTAGEQVKNVLDATRILRYGIYVLSGALLLASLFLIVNTIRLATFARRREIEVMKLVGAGNWFVRVPFLAEGLVQGVVGAGIGFGGVYLFQRLVFGDSPKQHLGKLLENFYASSADAVQIGLLCLVIGAVIGICGSWLGLRKYLNV is encoded by the coding sequence ATGGCTCTCCGAGCGGGCTACTTCTCACGCGAGACGCTGATCTCGCTGCGTCGCAACATCCTCATGACCCTGGCGGGGATCCTGACCGTGGCGGTGTCGCTGCTCCTCTTCGGCGTGATCCTCCTCGTTTCCCGCGCTGTCGACGCCGGTACCGACCGCTGGAAGGACGGTGTCGAGTTCGAGGTCTTCATGGAGGTGGAGGCCACCCAGAACCAGATCGACGACGTCGAGCTGGCCCTCGAGGAAGACCCCGAGGTGGCGCGGTTCACGTTCCTGACCCAGGACGACGCCTTCGAGGAGTTCAAGCGCCTCTTCCAGGACGACTCCCTCGCCGAGAACATCACTCCGGACGATCTCCCCACGTCGTTCCGCGTCGTCCCGGTCGAACCGGAGCTCACCGAAGACATCGCGGCACGATTCGAGAGCCGTCCCGGCGTCGATGTCGTCCGCACCGCCGGCGAGCAGGTGAAGAACGTCCTCGATGCAACGCGCATCCTTCGGTACGGCATCTACGTGCTGTCGGGTGCGCTGCTCCTGGCTTCGCTGTTCCTGATCGTCAACACGATCCGGCTGGCGACCTTCGCGCGGCGCCGTGAGATCGAGGTCATGAAGCTCGTGGGCGCCGGCAACTGGTTCGTACGCGTCCCGTTCCTGGCCGAGGGCCTCGTTCAGGGTGTGGTGGGCGCCGGCATCGGCTTCGGGGGCGTGTACCTGTTCCAGCGGCTGGTCTTCGGTGACTCGCCCAAGCAGCACCTGGGCAAGCTGCTGGAGAACTTCTACGCTTCATCGGCCGACGCCGTGCAGATCGGCCTGCTCTGCCTCGTCATCGGGGCCGTGATCGGCATCTGCGGTTCGTGGCTCGGCCTGCGCAAGTACCTGAACGTCTAG
- the ftsE gene encoding cell division ATP-binding protein FtsE, producing MITFENVTKVYKGDVVALRDISVEVAKGEFVFLVGPSGSGKSTFLRLLLREEQPTDGQIIVAGREIDKLSRWKVPHLRRNIGCVFQDYKLLDSKTVYENVAFALEVIGRPKNVVESQVPQILDLVGLKTKAGNFPNELSGGEQQRVSIARAFVNRPLILLADEPTGNLDPATTVGIMRLLDRINKTGTTVVMATHDQRIVDAMRRRVIELEAGEMVRDQSRGVYGVSA from the coding sequence ATGATCACTTTCGAGAACGTCACCAAGGTCTACAAGGGCGACGTTGTCGCACTGCGCGACATCTCCGTCGAGGTCGCCAAGGGCGAGTTCGTCTTCCTGGTCGGTCCGTCCGGTTCGGGGAAGTCCACCTTCCTGCGCCTGCTCCTGCGCGAGGAGCAGCCCACTGACGGCCAGATCATCGTGGCGGGGCGCGAGATCGACAAGCTGTCGCGTTGGAAGGTTCCGCACCTGCGTCGCAACATCGGCTGCGTCTTCCAGGACTACAAGCTGCTCGACTCGAAGACCGTCTACGAGAACGTCGCCTTCGCCCTCGAGGTGATCGGCCGGCCCAAGAACGTCGTCGAGTCGCAGGTCCCGCAGATCCTCGACCTCGTCGGTCTCAAGACCAAGGCCGGGAACTTCCCCAACGAGCTGTCGGGTGGCGAGCAGCAACGCGTGTCGATCGCGCGGGCCTTCGTGAACCGCCCGCTCATCCTGCTCGCCGACGAGCCGACCGGAAACCTCGACCCGGCCACGACGGTCGGCATCATGCGCCTGCTCGACCGCATCAACAAGACCGGAACCACTGTCGTGATGGCCACACACGACCAGCGGATCGTCGACGCCATGCGTCGCCGGGTCATCGAGCTCGAGGCCGGCGAGATGGTGCGCGACCAGTCGCGCGGCGTCTACGGCGTGAGCGCGTAG